In Candidatus Eisenbacteria bacterium, one genomic interval encodes:
- a CDS encoding PEP-CTERM sorting domain-containing protein (PEP-CTERM proteins occur, often in large numbers, in the proteomes of bacteria that also encode an exosortase, a predicted intramembrane cysteine proteinase. The presence of a PEP-CTERM domain at a protein's C-terminus predicts cleavage within the sorting domain, followed by covalent anchoring to some some component of the (usually Gram-negative) cell surface. Many PEP-CTERM proteins exhibit an unusual sequence composition that includes large numbers of potential glycosylation sites. Expression of one such protein has been shown restore the ability of a bacterium to form floc, a type of biofilm.) yields MNQAARFVVTSFVLAAASLPAVGDANAVPSLPQTRVPTTYREAPTVAALHVLPAGYLGERNAFQSRDEFGLGYFAPSVRELHEVWAQNKEHKSKDGKTKKAKRNRPALPPNPGLGEHPKKGFGDPPVSNDPVDHEYVNKGKSEYDLPRETVEVPEPPSSALLLIGMVGLLLASRRKKGE; encoded by the coding sequence ATGAACCAAGCGGCTCGGTTCGTCGTCACGTCGTTCGTCCTTGCAGCGGCCTCACTCCCGGCGGTCGGAGATGCGAACGCCGTCCCGTCGCTTCCTCAAACACGGGTTCCCACGACCTACCGTGAAGCTCCGACGGTCGCAGCGCTCCATGTCCTGCCGGCGGGGTATCTCGGTGAACGAAACGCGTTCCAGTCCCGCGACGAGTTCGGTCTTGGCTACTTCGCGCCGAGCGTCCGTGAGCTCCACGAGGTATGGGCGCAGAACAAAGAGCACAAGTCCAAGGACGGAAAGACCAAGAAGGCCAAGCGGAACCGTCCCGCGCTCCCCCCGAATCCCGGCCTCGGCGAGCATCCCAAGAAGGGTTTCGGGGACCCGCCGGTCTCCAACGATCCGGTCGACCACGAGTACGTGAACAAGGGCAAGTCGGAGTACGATCTCCCGCGCGAGACGGTGGAGGTCCCGGAGCCCCCCAGCTCCGCGCTTCTCCTGATCGGGATGGTGGGTCTCCTCCTCGCGTCGCGGCGGAAAAAGGGGGAGTAA
- the msrA gene encoding peptide-methionine (S)-S-oxide reductase MsrA, with protein sequence SQVSSGLTGHTESIDIVFDPKTISYERLLDVYWRNIDPTQKAGQFCDKGAQYRSAIFHRNARQKALAETSRDALIRSKRLQAPIVTELVPFRSFYPAEEYHQDYYKKNPDHYLAYRKGCRRDERLKALWGAEAGSHHR encoded by the coding sequence ACTCCCAGGTCTCGTCCGGGTTGACGGGGCACACGGAGTCGATCGACATCGTATTCGATCCCAAGACGATCTCGTACGAGCGGCTGCTCGACGTGTACTGGCGGAACATCGATCCCACACAGAAAGCCGGGCAGTTCTGTGACAAGGGCGCGCAGTATCGCTCCGCCATCTTCCATCGCAATGCCAGGCAGAAGGCCCTGGCCGAGACTTCCCGTGACGCACTGATTCGATCGAAGCGGCTCCAGGCCCCCATCGTGACCGAACTGGTCCCGTTCCGGTCCTTCTACCCCGCCGAGGAGTACCACCAGGACTACTACAAGAAGAACCCCGATCACTACCTCGCATACCGGAAGGGTTGCCGCCGGGACGAGCGCCTGAAGGCGCTCTGGGGTGCGGAAGCGGGCTCGCATCACCGGTAG